Below is a window of Salvelinus sp. IW2-2015 linkage group LG11, ASM291031v2, whole genome shotgun sequence DNA.
CCatttacagtcacctatttggccaatggtgttacagaccaagttcaaataaataatatcaagcccttaataatgtaaaaaagtcacatgcaatgtaggcctgcaaTGAACACcacatatactgtaggctatatcatagaaatcaaagctatttccatgtgaaaatgttatgtgatttgctccattggttttgttggtaggcctacattatgctcaaatagccacaatagcctattgtTTACTGTCaaaaactgtaagggtacagcctcagtgttcactgtaaacgtGCTCTggaagttgcacaaaattctcacaaCTTTCAAGTTTCCGCTCACATGATCAAAAATTTGGTCAGTGCCCCAAAAAATTCCAGGGAACACTGCCTGGGACCCTCTCTGCAGATGTCACACAGCACATGGGAAAGGTGATACCATCTCCAACACAAGTGATTTACTTTTGTGTCTGCTCACCAACACGCTAACGCACAGAGCACAGTCTGAGGTCACCAACACGCTAACGCACAGAGCACAGTCTGAGGTCACCAACACGCTAACGCACAGANNNNNNNNNNNNNNNNNNNNNNNNNNNNNNNNNNNNNNNNNNNNNNNNNNNNNNNNNNNNNNNNNNNNNNNNNNNNNNNNNNNNNNNNNNNNNNNNNNNNNNNNNNNNNNNNNNNNNNNNNNNNNNNNNNNNNNNNNNNNNNNNNNNNNNNNNNNNNNNNNNNNNNNNNNNNNNNNNNNNNNNNNNNNNNNNNNNNNNNNNNNNNNNNNNNNNNNNNNNNNNNNNNNNNNNNNNNNNNNNNNNNNNNNNNNNNNNNNNNNNNNNNNNNNNNNNNNNNNNNNNNNNNNNNNNNNNNNNNNNNNNNNNNNNNNNNNNNNNNNNNNNNNNNNNNNNNNNNNNNNNNNNNNNNNNNNNNNNNNNNNNNNNNNNNNNNNNNNNNNNNNNNNNNNNNNNNNNNNNNNNNNNNNNNNNNNNNNNNNNNNNNNNNNNNNNNNNNNNNNNNNNNNNNNNNNNNNNNNNNNNNNNNNNNNNNNNNNNNNNNNNNNNNNNNNNNNNNNNNNNNNNNNNNNNNNNNNGCACAGAGCACAGTCTGAGGTCAGAGGCAATGATCCACAAAAAGTCCTGAGTCATCGGTTTCCTCCAGAAAAAGAGAGtataaaatgaatgtgtttacagGCAGACGTTGAAACTTCTACTCTCCTTAATGGATTGAGAGGGGCCATCACAGAGATTGCTTCATTACTGCATCCTCTGAAGTGGCTGCCAACTGCCAAGATTTTCTGATTCAGAGATGAACATTGCCTTATTGAGAGAACYGTGTTTTaggttaattaaatgtttttgtctATAGGCTTGCTTAACCTCGAACMAACCATCCTGATCTCACGAGCTTACATTAAGCTTGAGAGATCAGAATGGTTCGTACGAGGCTAAGGCTTGCAGAATGATYAACATTCTGCTATTCCACTCCAATTCATGTCCATGCATATGATATTTCATTATGTGAATGTTTTAATTGCGTGTCCCTTTTCTAGCTCCATGACTMTTCTAGCAAAGCGCTGGTCCAGAATGTACAAGTTGATGGAGCGAATATACAGAATGAGGCTTGAAGTACAACTGGCGGGCTGTTAGCCTGTGTGAAGTTCAATTTTWAAAAATCACATAAATAGATGATGTTTTAAGATGATGAAAAGGACGAAAATGTGTGTTGTATGAGCATAAATCTGCCTGCTGATCATCTGCCTCCCGATATAGAATAACAACGGAGTAGGTACTGTTAAGCACTAATGTACTATTCGAAACGTACTcaactcagcagaaaaagaaacgtcctctcaccgtCAACTGCKtttattttcagcaaacttaacgtgtgtaaatatttaatatgaacataacaagattcaacaactgcaACATAAACTGACCAAGTTCCAMagacatgtgactaacagaaattgaacaatgtgtccctgaacaaaggggtggKGTCAAAATCAAAAGTAAMagtcagtatctggtgtggccaccagctgcattaagtactgcagtgcatctcctcctcatggactgcaccagatttgtcagttcttgctgtgagatgttaccccactcttccaccaaggcacctgcaagttcccggacatttctggggggaatggccctagccctcaccctccgactTTTTCCTACGATAAATACACCAGGAGAATAAAATCATTATGCAAATATGACTTCTTAAACTTTTTGAGTTACGAATGCTATAATTCCATCAGAATTCGTGTGGGCAAGAAAGGTACGTCCTTTTGTCCAAAGAATCAGCTTCTTAGGctttttctaaaaccgttttgaatgtaatgtctgtgggtgaacaagAACTCTTtcctacagcgaaaatcatgaccaGGACAATggcgaaggtcagaaaaatagtcctctgttctcagatcagtttaaagctctgtgtgttcCCTATGGATCGCAATGCAACCCGCCTCCTGCCTGGATGTCAgtaaaccaatgagaagtggaatggagtctataaaggcaatggagtgacatgTACGTTCTTTTTGACGCtctcgccaaggcgcaagagaggCCATCAGAATGCATTGGTGAATAGCTCTTGTTATCGGACGGGCAAGATAAGATATTCGTCtcttgttgtaaaacgtccacttcaacttcggaactagcagctaacattagctacgtgGCACCAcaatgtccaaatcctcaaacgcaatactacgaaaattcagaaaaatagcaatatactcgcataaactgatataaatcggtttcaaataacttcgttatgatgtttctaacacctatatcgaattaaatcacagaggaatatatcttagcccgataacaagagctattcaacatgccattctgatgtcctctcttgcgccttggcgagcgtccaaaagaacgtaCATGTCACTCCCATTGCCTTTTatagactccattccacttctcattggttactgacatccagggaaggcgggtgcatttcgatccatagggcacacacagagctttaaactgatctgagaacagagactatttttctgaccttcgcatgtcctgtcatgattttcgctgtagaaagagttctggttcacccacagacataattcaaacggttttagaaactagagattgttttctatcaatagtaataataatatgcatattgtacgagcaagaattgagtatgaggcagtttaatttggagacgatattttccaaagtggaaacagcaccccctgtattgagaaaaggttttaaactgactttaaataaataaataaaaaattaaataaagtgtCACAGTCATATTTGTAGTGCATCTCAGGTGACAGAGTACTAAAAACTTAAGATGGCACCTTGGCACTCCAACTTTATTTGATACCCTATTAGCTTGAGTGGCCCTGCCGAAAAGCATGCAATCTCCCAAATGCTTGTTTTTAAGACCCACCTGCCAGACCATAGTCACAGCTCCcctctataacacacacacacacacacacacacacacacacacacacacacacaacacacacacacacacacacacacacacacacacacaacacacacacacacacacacacacacacacacacaccacacacaacacacacacacacacacacacacacacacacacacaNNNNNNNNNNNNNNNNNNNNNNNNNNNNNNNNNNNNNNNNNNNNNNNNNNNNNNNNNNNNNNNNNNNNNNNNNNNNNNNNNNNNNNNNNNNNNNNNNNNNNNNNNNNNNNNNNNNNNNNNNNNNNNNNNNNNNNNNNNNNNNNNNNNNNNNNNNNNNNNNNNNNNNNNNNNNNNNNNNNNNNNNNNNNNNNNNNNNNNNNNNNNNNNNNNNNNNNNNNNNNNNNNNNNNNNNNNNNNNNNNNNNNNNNNNNNNNNNNNNNNNNNNNNNNNNNNNNNNNNNNNNNNNNNNNNNNNNNNNNNNNNNNNNNNNNNNNNNNNNNNNNNNNNNNNNNNNNNNNNNNNNNNNNNNNNNNNNNNNNNNNNNNNNNNNNNNNNNNNNNNNNNNNNNNNNNNNNNNNNNNNNNNNNNNNNNNNNNNNNNNNNNNNNNNNNNNNNNNNNNNNNNNNNNNNNNNNNNNNNNNNNNNNNNNNNNNNNNNNNNNNNNNNNNNNNNNNNNNNNNNNNNNNNNNNNNNNNNNNNNNNNNNNNNNNNNNNNNNNNNNNNNNNNNNNNNNNNNNNNNNNNNNNNNNNNNNNNNNNNNNNNNNNNNNNNNNNNNNNNNNNNNNNNNNNNNNNNNNNNNNNNNNNNNNNNNNNNNNNNNNNNNNNNNNNNNNNNNNNNNNNNNNNNNNNNNNNNNNNNNNNNNNNNNNNNNNNNNNNNNNNNNNNNNNNNNNNNNNNNNNNNNNNNNNNNNNNNNNNNNNNNNNNNNNNNNNNNNNNNNNNNNNNNNNNNNNNNNNNNNNNNNNNNNNNNNNNNNNNNNNNNNNNNNNNNNNNNNNNNNNNNNNNNNNNNNNNNNNNNNNNNNNNNNNNNNNNNNNNNNNNNNNNNNNNNNNNNNNNNNNNNNNNNNNNNNNNNNNNNNNNNNNNNNNNNNNNNNNNNNNNNNNNNNNNNNNNNNNNNNNNNNNNNNNNNNNNNNNNNNNNNNNNNNNNNNNNNNNNNNNNNNNNNNNNNNNNNNNNNNNNNNNNNNNNNNNNNNNNNNNNNNNNNNNNNNNNNNNNNNNNNNNNNNNNNNNNNNNNNNNNNNNNNNNNNNNNNNNNNNNNNNNNNNNNNNNNNNNNNNNNNNNNNNNNNNNNNNNNNNNNNNNNNNNNNNNNNNNNNNNNNNNNNNNNNNNNNNNNNNNNNNNNNNNNNNNNNNNNNNNNNNNNNNNNNNNNNNNNNNNNNNNNNNNNNNNNNNNNNNNNNNNNNNNNNNNNNNNNNNNNNNNNNNNNNNNNNNNNNNNNNNNNNNNNNNNNNNNNNNNNNNNNNNNNNNNNNNNNNNNNNNNNNNNNNNNNNNNNNNNNNNNNNNNNNNNNNNNNNNNNNNNNNNNNNNNNNNNNNNNNNNNNNNNNNNNNNNNNNNNNNNNNNNNNNNNNNNNNNNNNNNNNNNNNNNNNNNNNNNNNNNNNNNNNNNNNNNNNNNNNNNNNNNNNNNNNNNNNNNNNNNNNNNNNNNNNNNNNNNNNNNNNNNNNNNNNNNNNNNNNNNNNNNNNNNNNNNNNNNNNNNNNNNNNNNNNNNNNNNNNNNNNNNNNNNNNNNNNNNNNNNNNNNNNNNNNNNNNNNNNNNNNNNNNNNNNNNNNNNNNNNNNNNNNNNNNNNNNNNNNNNNNNNNNNNNNNNNNNNNNNNNNNNNNNNNNNNNNNNNNNNNNNNNNNNNNNNNNNNNNNNNNNNNNNNNNNNNNNNNNNNNNNNNNNNNNNNNNNNNNNNNNNNNNNNNNNNNNNNNNNNNNNNNNNNNNNNNNNNNNNNNNNNacacacacacacacacacacacacacacacacttctgacgGCATGTGGGGAGCTCGCTACTGTTCCAGAGGAGTGATGGGAGGTGGTGGTGCTGCAGACTGCTGCAAAGAGAACGAGGCCCCTCCCTTGTTTCAGAGAGAGCCTCTCTCCAAGAGTGAGAGCaagtgaggagaaggaggagaggaggacagaagcagGGGATCAGCCTGTCAGCCAGTCAGTGTGGAGCTAGAAGAGGATGCTGGACATTCATCTCCCCAGATCCCCTCATTGACATAGGGCCCACTCAATCAATGCCAGATCAGCGACAACCCACGCTTCTCTCAACAGCAGCAACTCAGAGGGAACACGTAGaatggaggaggacacaatgaaaTTAGTTGAATCCATAGGACCAATTGAAGAAAAACCTCTTAAACCATTTCCATTCTGAGGCAAGGCAAGGGGAGATCTGaggacttttaaaatgttttcctctcCCGGTATCCAGCCACGGGAGCATGTGGACATGATTTACATCTCCATGGAGACAGCCATCGCCCTGGCCTCTGTGCTGGGAAACGTGCTGGTGGTGCTGGTGGTTTGTGTAAACCGCGCCCTGAGGGACACCACGTTCTGTTTCATCGTGTCTCTAGCGGTGGCCGACATCGCTGTGGGAGCCCTGGTCATTCCCCTGGCTATAGTGATTAGTCTGGGGCTGAAGACTCAATTCTATACCTGCCTCTTCCTCGCCTGTCTGCTCCTCATCATCACCCAGGGTTCCATCCTGTCTCTAATGGCCATCGCCATTGACCGCTACCTACGGGTCAAGATTCCCATCAAGTGAGTCCACGGTATAGCCACCGGTTGCATGCTATTTATTGAAAAACAACTGCCAAATTCATGACAAAAAAACATACTGTAACTGCATCACATGAAATACATTTATCTGGTCTGCAGCACCACCTGTAATGAAATTACAGTATATTCGTGGTTTTAAACTTTTAATAGAGGATTGTCCATAATGAGATGGATTTTGCTTGAGGGCAACAAATTAAGAATTTTACTGTATTCCTAGTGAGGACCATTTTCTGTTCATTCTAATKATAGAGTGCCTTCAGAAAKtattcacaccccttgacttcttttccacattttttattaaaattgataacatttagattttgtttcactggccYacacacaataccccataatgtcaaagtggaattatgtttttgtacatttttacaaattaattMaaaatgaaaagctgaaatgtcttgggtcaataagtattcaacgccTTTGTTATGGCACACGYStaaataagttcaggagtaaaaatgtgcttaacaagtcacataatatgtttGTGTGCAATWATAGTGtccactctgtgtgcaataatagtgtttacatcattttttatgactacctcatctctgtaccccacacatMcaattatctgtaaggtccctcagtcaagcagggaatttcaaacacagattcaactacaaagaccagggatgttttccaatgcctcacaaagaagggctccTATTGGTCGATGGttaaaaatagaagaaaaaaaatgtaatatcacatTGAGCAAGTTATTAATaacacgttggatggtgtatcaatacgcccagtgactacaaagatacaggcgtctttcctaactcagttgctcaagggtttcaccatgaggccaattgggactttaaaacagctacagagtttaatggctgcgataggagaaaactgaggatggatcaacaacattgtagttaccacacaatactaatctaaatgacagagtgaaatgaaggaagcctgtacagatgaCGGAAGCTtatacagaataaaacaaatacaaaacatgcatcctgcttgcaataaggcagtaaagtaaaactgcaaaaaatgtggccaaaaaaaatgtactttatggcctgaatacaaagcgttatatttggggcaaatccaacacaacacatcactgagtaccactcttcatattttcaagcatggtggtggctgcatcatgttatgggtatgtttgtcatcaACAAGGACTAGAacgtttttggggggataaaaataaacggaacagagctaagcacaggcaaaatcctagaggaaaacctggttcagtgtgctttccaacagatgctcggagacaaattcacctttcagcaggacaataacctaaaacacaaggccaaatatacactggagttgcttaccaagatgacatttaaTGTTATTGAGTGGCCTtgctacagttttgacttaaatcggcttgaaaatctatgggaagttttgaaaatgtgtgtctagcaatgatcaacaaccaacttgacagagcttgaagaattttttaaagaataatgtacaaatattgtataatccaggagtgcaaagctcttagagacttaaccagaaagactcacagctgtaatcactgccaaaggggattctgacatgtattgattcaggggtgtgatTACTTTTTGAGGGCGCTGTATAAGTGGACTTTTTCAAAGGCCTATTTATATTGATGTGCGAGGGATACCAAGGGAGTATGCGGTAgcaatgtacactatatatacaaaagtttgtggacatcccttcaaatgagtagatttggctatttcagccacacacgttgctgacttgtgtatacaatcaagcacacagccatgcaatctccatagacaaacattggcagactgcgagccaggctgcgttcaagtccccgcagcaatgttccaacatctaatggaaagccttcccagaagagtggaggctattatagcagcaaagcggggaccgactccatattaatgcccatgattcttggaatgagatgttggacgagcaggtatccacatacttttggtaatgtagtgtatctgaGGAGAATTTCTCTCAGACTGCTGGAAAGCCATATATCTACGCTTAGTTGAATAGAAATCAATGGGCCAGACATTGAAAGCTTTTAAGTATATTAAAATGTTCTTGTCCGTCCCAAGGAGTGATTTTTAAGGCTGGTTCGCATTTTTGGCAAAGTTCCTGGTGCGTCTTATTTATTTGTAATGTCATGTGGACAGGGGACCAATCCCACTGGGTacacactagttgaatcaacgttgtttccatgtcattacaatgaaatgacattgaaccaatgtgAAATAGATGTTGATTTGGCGTTTGTGGCCAGTGGGAACTTACTATTAAAGGGAACGGTTCCTTAATTTGGCTGTTTAATATTAAATTATCATACATTTGGTATTGGTTTCATAGTGCCACCTTTTATTTTctcacattaaaaaaatcgggAAAGAAATGTTGATGTTTACATTTGCTTAGCTTTCAGTATTTTACATTCTAAAATCCATATCTTTGTCCTCGGGAAATTTGGTGACACTTTATAAATCACCTTCAATTCATATATGAATGCATTGTGCTTCTGTCACAGAATACGTTTGACACCCTGTTAGCTTGAGTGGCACTGAAGCAAATGGGTATAACAGCATGGCAGTCCATACATTAATTTAATTCATAATGCAATAAACCGAGATTGTGCATCATCGTTATTCATAAGAGCTCATGCTTTGCTACTTATAACAACATGCACTTTAAAAATGCATCCCTAATGCatctatcaagcatttcacacagatGGCTTATGAAAAYATATTTCTAGATATATTTGACTGGAGATTATCTGAAGTCTAAGCTAAACTTTATCTCCAACTGTTTTGCATGTTCAATGTTTGACTGTGTAGTTTTTCAAACCGACTTTGATCATTCCTCTGGTCCTCTTCAGGTACAGCACCATCGTGACCCAGAACAGGGCATGGGTGGCAGTGTTCCTGTGCTGGCTCCTCTCTGCCCTGACCGGGCTGGTGCCAATGTTAGGCTGGCACAACGAGCACACACACGGTAACCTCAGCACCACCAGCGATGACATAATAGTTTGCACGTTTACCACGGTCATGCGCATGGACTACATGGTCTACTTCAACTTCTTTGGCTGGGTGGTGGTTCCTCTGACTATCATGATCGCACTGTATGCTGA
It encodes the following:
- the LOC111970621 gene encoding adenosine receptor A1-like isoform X1, whose product is MFSSPGIQPREHVDMIYISMETAIALASVLGNVLVVLVVCVNRALRDTTFCFIVSLAVADIAVGALVIPLAIVISLGLKTQFYTCLFLACLLLIITQGSILSLMAIAIDRYLRVKIPIN
- the LOC111970621 gene encoding adenosine receptor A1-like isoform X2, whose product is MFSSPGIQPREHVDMIYISMETAIALASVLGNVLVVLVVCVNRALRDTTFCFIVSLAVADIAVGALVIPLAIVISLGLKTQFYTCLFLACLLLIITQGSILSLMAIAIDRYLRVKIPIKYSTIVTQNRAWVAVFLCWLLSALTGLVPMLGWHNEHTHGNLSTTSDDIIVCTFTTVMRMDYMVYFNFFGWVVVPLTIMIALYAEIFRVIRKQLNMRAEATCDTSKYLHKELKLAKSLALVVLLFALCWLPLHVMNCILFFCPECGMPKSAMYVGIFMSHVNSALNPLVYAFRIQRFRATLVQIARRCMLCKHKETSPCPDQPSPPPLSKKAPVHP